From the Desulfopila inferna genome, one window contains:
- a CDS encoding nucleoside deaminase — MDEREFMEEAYREAVAAGRRGECPVGAVLVKDGVIVARGGNEEQAAKDPTAHAEMLCLRRAGAALGSTDFSGCVMYTTLWPCPMCQGAMLQAQVAKVVSGSRTFKWILEVRFDHAHLLKIGPVREEDCRRLFVDWARRNDRLEILEMEEGLEED; from the coding sequence ATGGACGAACGGGAATTTATGGAAGAGGCCTACAGGGAGGCGGTCGCCGCTGGTAGGCGCGGAGAATGTCCGGTGGGTGCCGTTCTGGTGAAGGATGGTGTTATAGTGGCGCGCGGTGGAAATGAAGAACAGGCCGCCAAGGATCCCACCGCTCATGCCGAGATGCTTTGCCTGCGCCGGGCCGGCGCGGCTTTGGGCTCAACTGATTTCAGCGGCTGTGTAATGTACACCACGCTCTGGCCCTGCCCCATGTGTCAGGGAGCGATGCTGCAGGCTCAGGTGGCTAAGGTTGTTTCGGGTTCAAGAACCTTTAAATGGATTCTGGAAGTCCGCTTCGATCATGCCCATCTGCTCAAGATTGGTCCGGTCAGGGAAGAGGACTGCCGCAGGTTGTTTGTCGACTGGGCCAGGAGAAATGATCGTCTGGAGATACTGGAGATGGAAGAAGGGCTGGAGGAAGACTAA
- a CDS encoding AzlC family ABC transporter permease yields the protein MKQKNLEQLRAGFIANLVVAASVGAYGSVLGLLAAKKGIGWIELLAMNLSVFAGSAQFVMVDMWLPPLAIVEITLAVMVINMRYLLIGASLNPLFAGTSLRHKALFMHLVADENWAMTMARFHKEKITTYFLLGGGICVQSAWCAGTMAGHRLGTVIADPERFGLDFAFVAVFTALVFSFWRGRRDLLPWAATAVLAVAGANLLAGKWYILIGGIGGALITAFLPEKEIKGKEHD from the coding sequence ATGAAACAGAAGAATTTAGAGCAGCTGCGTGCGGGGTTTATAGCAAATCTTGTGGTTGCCGCCAGTGTTGGCGCCTATGGCAGTGTTTTAGGGTTGCTCGCCGCAAAGAAGGGCATCGGCTGGATTGAGTTGCTTGCCATGAACCTCAGCGTTTTTGCAGGTTCAGCTCAGTTCGTGATGGTGGATATGTGGCTGCCGCCCCTGGCTATTGTGGAGATCACCCTGGCGGTTATGGTGATCAATATGCGCTATCTCCTGATCGGCGCCTCGCTCAATCCGTTGTTTGCCGGCACATCACTGCGGCACAAGGCACTGTTTATGCATCTTGTCGCCGATGAAAACTGGGCGATGACCATGGCCCGTTTTCACAAGGAAAAGATCACTACCTACTTTCTTCTCGGTGGAGGCATCTGCGTGCAGAGTGCCTGGTGTGCCGGGACCATGGCGGGGCACAGACTGGGCACGGTCATCGCGGACCCTGAACGCTTCGGTCTGGATTTTGCCTTCGTTGCCGTTTTTACCGCCCTGGTGTTCAGTTTCTGGCGAGGCCGGCGCGATCTGCTGCCATGGGCTGCTACCGCTGTATTGGCAGTAGCCGGCGCTAATCTTCTGGCCGGAAAATGGTACATTCTTATTGGCGGGATAGGAGGAGCGCTGATCACGGCTTTTCTCCCTGAGAAAGAGATAAAGGGGAAAGAGCATGATTGA
- a CDS encoding gamma-glutamylcyclotransferase family protein — MADFFVYGTLMCEDIIKAVTGSVPFSKKGVVRGYRRLRIKKEHYPGLYAAPGFEVEGLVYSNISQKSGLILDRFEGKLYARKSLQVFLEDGAKMEAYAYVVRPEYFDRLDDKDWDFAEFLNNEKDDFASSYSGYNAIKQGPE, encoded by the coding sequence ATGGCTGATTTTTTTGTCTATGGAACCCTGATGTGCGAAGATATTATCAAAGCGGTTACCGGTTCCGTGCCGTTCTCTAAAAAAGGGGTTGTCAGAGGATACCGACGGCTCAGGATCAAAAAAGAACACTATCCGGGATTGTACGCGGCACCGGGGTTTGAGGTAGAGGGCCTTGTTTATTCCAACATTTCTCAAAAGAGCGGGCTGATTCTTGACAGGTTCGAAGGGAAATTATACGCCCGCAAATCTTTACAGGTGTTTTTGGAAGACGGCGCCAAAATGGAGGCATATGCCTATGTTGTCCGGCCCGAATATTTTGACAGGTTGGATGATAAGGATTGGGACTTTGCCGAATTTCTCAATAATGAAAAGGACGATTTTGCCAGCTCTTATAGCGGCTATAACGCCATAAAACAAGGACCTGAGTGA
- a CDS encoding DUF6531 domain-containing protein, with product MITSPFPRIKTCFWGVITFCLIWWFLLFPLLGSSTAEVIHGIGVSGNIDLPGSDYKDLNNITLEECAYQCSIDIVCRSFTYYPPGENCWLKFDIPPSVPRLQFKSGVKGGSGDLTDEQIAAIQAVIEALNAANGSANGAAADADAVTELFSSLSELEGTLGEYLDEVTASVGAIDSSLSLVSSYLAESASLGSAAEQIINEQLAEVLLNRGESDDMNLETQGATIGDPVFLASGVEEYSLTDLSYKTIDSLIKIQRTYRSNRKDQQTSFGKGWGFNLDTKIIIGRNPFVKERQEITAQLKVRAEKLAALATIAMNDALSALDRVNQYSAIVREKAEEVEALRNQIIPLTERAATHAASAKGSANLAAEKAVIANTQDARDNATLAADAAGRAENSANLAAANLQSANAKVATAAESAAATENTAAQAEEPANAIVQKQVVVAHMAAKLADEAKNAEAEAQLQEELFPGNPFPEDRNLYFGADHLKLIEESGSPVLFEQQDDGTYLPVTDNGSYTGHIEPTNDGYVFVSKHGEKRFFTKTTDGTALLAQDIDLNGNIISYNYTDGKLSSIKDTFGKVTTFAYNNQGFISKITDPLNNTFGYQYSGDRLSIYADPMGNEWRYIYDEQGYLTGRTNPKGDTYRYIYDESGRVVREIDEIGYEINYSYDPENRVTTMMDRMGYRTSYHFNESNRLERVVHPDGSEVSYGYDEHNNRDLIVDENGNTTTLGYNDFNDVIRKTDALGNVTSITYDRIFNKVASVTDPLGRTTRYFYDAHGNLGSVENPDGTSKSLAYDNRGLRTAVTDENGHTTKFSYDGLGHLARIIHPDGTSRDFVTDALGRVTGITDENGAVSSIEYNELGKITRAVDPVGAVTRNIYDNMQRRIKSIDAEGNVYTWRYDRRSDMLAETDPLGNTKDYQYDGERNKIQTTYANGTGVRYVYDSRNRVVKQRTFPGDRKNFYQYDAKGRLIAQQDANGNITAREYDELDRVTAVIDAEGYATENLYDAVDNLIRVTDANGNAQYFAYDEMDRRIESMDALGNTTTFIYSPTGKLLEKHQPNGTAIAYIYNRRDRVIKESTGDTTFKSYAYDNVGRKTLIANESTREQRYYDARGMLVTAIDKFMGRVDYQYDLLGNRTQMIDP from the coding sequence ATGATCACATCACCCTTTCCGCGCATTAAAACTTGTTTTTGGGGAGTAATAACCTTCTGTCTGATTTGGTGGTTCCTGCTCTTCCCGTTGCTTGGAAGCTCCACGGCAGAGGTAATTCATGGAATAGGCGTGAGCGGCAATATTGACCTGCCGGGTTCGGATTACAAAGATCTCAATAATATTACCCTGGAGGAATGTGCTTATCAGTGTTCAATAGATATCGTCTGCAGATCCTTCACCTACTATCCTCCAGGCGAAAACTGCTGGCTGAAATTCGACATACCACCGTCGGTTCCCAGACTCCAATTTAAGTCCGGTGTCAAAGGCGGTTCCGGTGACTTAACAGACGAGCAGATCGCAGCGATCCAGGCAGTCATAGAAGCGCTCAACGCGGCTAACGGTTCAGCCAACGGGGCCGCGGCGGATGCGGATGCGGTCACCGAGCTTTTCTCCAGCCTTAGCGAGTTGGAGGGAACTCTAGGTGAATATCTCGATGAAGTTACCGCCTCGGTCGGTGCGATCGACAGTTCCTTAAGCCTTGTCAGCAGCTATCTTGCGGAGAGCGCCTCATTGGGCAGTGCAGCCGAACAAATAATAAATGAGCAATTGGCCGAAGTGCTCCTGAATCGCGGCGAGAGCGATGACATGAATCTGGAAACCCAGGGCGCCACAATCGGTGATCCCGTCTTTCTCGCCAGCGGTGTCGAGGAGTATTCACTCACCGACCTGAGCTACAAGACGATAGATTCTCTTATAAAAATCCAGAGAACATACAGGAGCAATCGAAAAGACCAACAAACATCCTTTGGCAAGGGATGGGGCTTCAACCTGGATACCAAAATTATCATCGGTCGCAATCCCTTTGTCAAAGAACGGCAGGAGATCACCGCTCAACTGAAAGTCCGTGCCGAAAAGCTCGCTGCCCTAGCAACAATAGCGATGAACGATGCTCTGTCCGCTCTTGACAGGGTAAACCAATATTCCGCTATTGTCCGCGAAAAAGCCGAAGAAGTTGAAGCTCTTCGAAATCAAATCATACCCTTGACAGAACGTGCCGCCACTCATGCTGCCAGTGCTAAAGGATCCGCCAACCTGGCCGCCGAAAAAGCTGTTATAGCAAACACTCAGGATGCAAGAGACAATGCGACCCTAGCAGCGGATGCTGCCGGCAGAGCAGAGAACTCGGCAAACCTGGCTGCAGCAAACCTGCAGTCTGCAAATGCCAAGGTTGCCACGGCAGCTGAGTCGGCAGCCGCCACAGAAAACACAGCCGCCCAGGCAGAGGAACCGGCCAATGCCATAGTGCAAAAACAGGTTGTCGTAGCTCATATGGCAGCCAAGCTTGCAGATGAAGCCAAGAACGCTGAAGCCGAAGCTCAATTGCAGGAGGAGCTTTTTCCCGGCAATCCCTTTCCCGAAGATCGCAACCTTTACTTCGGAGCCGATCACCTGAAGCTCATCGAAGAGAGTGGATCTCCGGTTCTCTTCGAGCAGCAGGACGACGGAACATATCTTCCCGTCACCGACAATGGCAGCTACACCGGTCATATCGAGCCGACGAATGACGGATATGTATTTGTTTCCAAGCATGGCGAAAAGCGATTCTTCACAAAAACGACGGACGGGACCGCCTTACTCGCTCAGGATATCGATTTAAATGGGAATATAATCAGCTACAACTATACAGACGGTAAACTTTCTTCAATCAAAGATACGTTTGGCAAGGTCACGACCTTTGCCTATAACAATCAGGGATTCATCTCAAAGATCACCGATCCGCTGAACAATACATTCGGTTATCAATACTCCGGCGACCGGCTCTCGATATATGCCGATCCCATGGGCAATGAGTGGCGGTATATCTATGACGAACAAGGCTACCTGACCGGCCGCACCAACCCCAAAGGCGATACCTACCGTTATATCTATGACGAATCAGGTCGAGTTGTGAGGGAAATAGATGAGATAGGCTATGAAATCAACTATTCCTATGACCCGGAGAACAGAGTCACAACCATGATGGATCGTATGGGGTATCGCACCTCATATCACTTCAACGAATCGAACCGTCTTGAAAGAGTTGTTCATCCGGATGGTTCGGAGGTCTCCTATGGTTATGACGAGCACAACAACCGCGATCTAATCGTCGACGAAAACGGTAATACCACCACGCTTGGTTACAATGATTTCAACGATGTCATCCGCAAGACCGATGCCTTGGGCAATGTTACATCAATCACTTACGATAGGATATTCAACAAGGTAGCCTCGGTCACCGACCCGCTGGGGCGAACCACAAGGTATTTTTATGATGCCCACGGCAACCTCGGCAGTGTTGAAAATCCCGACGGCACCAGCAAGAGCTTAGCCTATGACAACCGCGGTCTGCGTACGGCGGTAACCGACGAAAACGGCCATACAACAAAATTCAGCTACGACGGTCTTGGTCATCTGGCCCGGATCATCCACCCGGACGGGACAAGCAGGGATTTCGTCACCGACGCCCTGGGAAGAGTCACCGGGATAACCGATGAAAACGGGGCAGTATCGAGCATCGAATACAATGAATTGGGCAAGATAACCCGCGCCGTCGATCCGGTGGGTGCCGTGACCCGCAATATCTACGACAATATGCAGCGCCGCATCAAGTCTATCGATGCCGAAGGCAATGTATATACCTGGAGGTATGATAGACGAAGCGACATGCTTGCTGAAACCGATCCTCTGGGCAACACCAAGGACTATCAATACGACGGCGAACGCAATAAAATTCAGACAACCTATGCCAATGGTACCGGGGTGCGGTATGTCTATGATTCCCGAAACAGAGTTGTAAAGCAACGCACCTTCCCGGGCGACAGGAAAAACTTCTATCAATATGATGCCAAAGGCAGGCTCATTGCCCAACAGGACGCCAACGGCAACATCACCGCCAGGGAATACGACGAACTCGACCGGGTAACGGCCGTAATCGACGCCGAAGGCTACGCCACGGAAAATCTCTACGATGCGGTGGACAACCTCATCCGGGTAACCGATGCCAATGGCAACGCTCAATATTTCGCCTACGACGAGATGGACCGC
- a CDS encoding Lrp/AsnC family transcriptional regulator, giving the protein MVTSIILMNVDRTSINEVAAKLVEFDEISEVYSVSGKYDLIAIVRVRTNDDLSTLVTVKLRNVENITATETMLAFKAYSKHDLESMFSLGLDE; this is encoded by the coding sequence ATGGTAACTTCAATAATATTAATGAATGTTGATCGAACAAGTATCAACGAGGTGGCAGCGAAGCTGGTTGAATTCGATGAGATCTCGGAAGTATATTCGGTAAGCGGTAAATATGATCTGATTGCCATCGTCCGGGTGAGGACAAATGACGATCTGTCCACTCTGGTGACGGTAAAACTGAGAAATGTCGAGAATATTACCGCCACTGAAACCATGCTCGCGTTCAAGGCCTATTCAAAGCATGACCTGGAGTCCATGTTTTCCCTGGGACTTGATGAATAG
- a CDS encoding response regulator, whose amino-acid sequence MKSGKIHILIVDDHPIVIKGFTSYCRQHPKIDIVASASGYRSAVTATAKYKPDIILLDIFLGERNGLDFLDEILLISPRSGVIIYTAHIHRSYFHRAMKLGAKGYALKCDSLEKITAAIQSVHEGSLYISSNLPGDFLKSLIHLSTNKIHELDNLTPREQEIAGFLAQGKSVQVIADVLCISPKTVRVHRGNIMKKLTCNTVYKLFLRLQEHFPNPYQ is encoded by the coding sequence ATGAAATCAGGGAAAATTCATATCCTCATCGTTGATGATCATCCGATAGTGATTAAAGGCTTCACCTCATATTGTAGGCAACATCCGAAAATAGATATCGTGGCATCCGCTTCCGGATACCGATCAGCCGTGACAGCAACAGCTAAGTACAAACCGGACATAATTCTTCTCGACATATTCCTGGGAGAACGAAATGGTTTGGACTTTCTCGATGAGATTCTTCTGATATCACCAAGATCCGGCGTAATTATATATACCGCGCATATCCATCGAAGCTACTTCCATAGAGCAATGAAGCTTGGAGCAAAAGGATACGCTCTTAAGTGCGACAGCCTTGAAAAGATCACCGCTGCAATCCAGTCTGTCCATGAGGGTAGTTTATACATTAGCAGCAACTTACCGGGTGATTTTCTTAAAAGCCTCATTCATCTCAGCACGAATAAAATTCATGAGTTGGATAACCTGACTCCCCGAGAACAAGAAATTGCCGGCTTCCTGGCACAGGGGAAATCTGTACAGGTTATTGCCGATGTGCTTTGCATCAGCCCCAAAACGGTAAGGGTGCATAGAGGCAATATTATGAAAAAACTAACCTGCAACACGGTATACAAACTCTTTCTTCGCCTTCAAGAGCACTTCCCTAATCCTTATCAATAA
- the lspA gene encoding signal peptidase II → MNRRKLLKRLGSIGLVAVTVILLDQGSKYLAILLLEDRRIVSLFNDCLRFLLVENRGGFLSLGASLSDGVRNLIFLLLTSVFLIGFFVYTLFDDHTTSVGLIASSMIIGGGTGNLIDRGFRDGAVVDFVNVGLGGLRTGIFNVADMAVLIGCLLLFFSLLPVKRSKMVNRDQEDGNG, encoded by the coding sequence ATGAATAGACGTAAGCTACTTAAGAGGCTCGGCAGTATAGGTCTGGTTGCAGTCACCGTAATTCTGCTGGATCAGGGAAGTAAATATCTGGCGATTCTACTCCTTGAAGACAGAAGGATTGTTTCGCTTTTCAATGACTGCCTGCGCTTTCTTCTTGTTGAAAACCGCGGCGGTTTTCTCAGCCTTGGTGCATCATTGTCAGACGGGGTGAGAAACCTGATTTTCCTGCTGCTTACCTCGGTTTTTCTTATAGGCTTTTTTGTTTATACGCTATTTGACGACCATACCACGTCTGTCGGACTGATTGCTTCATCGATGATAATCGGCGGCGGTACGGGCAATTTGATAGACCGCGGTTTTCGAGACGGCGCCGTAGTCGATTTCGTCAATGTAGGCCTGGGCGGTCTGCGGACCGGCATTTTTAATGTTGCCGATATGGCTGTACTTATTGGTTGTCTCCTGCTGTTCTTTTCCCTTCTTCCGGTAAAGAGAAGCAAAATGGTCAATCGTGATCAGGAGGATGGCAATGGCTGA
- a CDS encoding aminotransferase-like domain-containing protein, which produces MYTIDREADTPLYMQIRDRIISAVQSSELKPGDKLPSVAALAREIGVTQATIRRALQDLGDAGYTDSHVGRGTFICESTMASADTEESESHGSTSAPSGTSRPNPINALQFAGRRLRSGIKKALFDIMPLAHKPGIIQLTRGVPDDKLLAPKFLEDVTQETLAGGSQQFIQATEELGLAALRQEIARRFNEDGNAISADQVLITNGAIQGVALVAQAFMEKQPGIICETPCFQGIPDTFTAMGHWVETVPRDENGPHIEKLHRFAKEKPHLLYLCPFAHNPTGTDLSPARYQELTSWARKTGSIIVADEIFKELRYDNTLRPSLFMELGGEQTVVVSSLSKSVMTGLRIGWIISSRERIQELAQLKRLMDHSTPSLIQGMALTIFTSGRFDSHTDTMRTLYRKRMETMLEALKTHMPPGVTWTLPSGGFSLLLELPKGYSSVALLLLAVDNGVSFLPGPLFDIDQRYVHTLRLSTAWSNTREIREGIELLAGAIEEYIRRPPEDSGLSGLGNFQ; this is translated from the coding sequence ATGTATACCATCGACAGAGAAGCCGACACTCCGCTTTACATGCAGATTCGGGATAGGATAATAAGTGCCGTCCAGTCTTCCGAACTCAAACCGGGAGACAAATTACCATCGGTTGCAGCGCTGGCCAGGGAAATCGGGGTGACCCAGGCAACTATTCGCAGAGCTCTACAGGATCTTGGCGATGCGGGATACACCGATTCCCATGTGGGACGCGGCACCTTTATCTGTGAATCCACAATGGCTTCTGCAGATACGGAAGAGTCCGAGAGCCACGGGTCAACCTCGGCACCCTCCGGCACCAGCCGACCAAATCCGATAAATGCTTTGCAATTTGCCGGCAGAAGGCTGCGCTCGGGAATCAAGAAGGCGTTGTTCGACATTATGCCGCTGGCACATAAACCCGGGATAATTCAGCTGACGCGGGGCGTTCCCGATGACAAACTGCTTGCGCCCAAATTCCTTGAAGACGTAACCCAGGAGACCCTGGCCGGAGGCTCGCAGCAGTTTATTCAGGCTACAGAGGAATTGGGATTGGCTGCACTGCGCCAGGAAATCGCCAGACGCTTCAATGAAGACGGTAATGCCATCAGCGCCGATCAGGTCCTGATCACCAACGGCGCCATCCAGGGCGTCGCCCTGGTTGCCCAGGCGTTTATGGAGAAGCAGCCGGGCATCATTTGCGAAACCCCATGCTTCCAAGGGATCCCCGATACTTTTACGGCAATGGGACATTGGGTGGAAACAGTGCCGCGTGACGAGAACGGACCTCACATCGAAAAACTGCATCGTTTTGCCAAAGAAAAACCGCACCTGCTCTACCTCTGCCCCTTCGCTCACAACCCCACCGGAACGGATCTTAGCCCCGCCCGTTATCAAGAACTGACATCATGGGCCAGGAAAACCGGCAGCATCATTGTCGCCGATGAAATCTTCAAGGAACTCAGATACGACAATACCCTGCGTCCCAGCCTTTTCATGGAACTGGGTGGCGAACAGACCGTCGTCGTCAGTTCGCTCTCGAAATCAGTGATGACCGGCCTTCGCATCGGCTGGATTATCAGCTCGCGCGAGAGGATACAGGAGCTGGCGCAGCTCAAACGGCTGATGGATCACTCCACTCCCTCGCTGATTCAGGGCATGGCCCTGACAATATTCACCTCCGGAAGATTTGACAGCCACACCGATACCATGCGCACTCTTTACCGGAAACGCATGGAAACCATGCTCGAGGCCCTCAAAACCCACATGCCGCCCGGAGTCACCTGGACACTGCCCAGCGGCGGCTTCTCACTTCTTCTCGAGCTACCGAAGGGATATTCAAGCGTGGCGCTGCTGCTCTTAGCCGTCGATAATGGAGTTTCGTTTCTGCCCGGCCCCCTTTTTGATATAGACCAGAGATATGTGCACACCCTGCGGCTCAGTACCGCCTGGTCGAACACCCGGGAGATCAGGGAAGGCATCGAATTGCTGGCCGGAGCCATTGAGGAGTATATCCGCCGGCCGCCTGAAGATTCGGGACTAAGCGGCTTAGGAAATTTTCAGTAA
- a CDS encoding AzlD family protein yields the protein MIEKSYLVIAAAAVITYGLRLGGLLLAGRLPKTGRFKKFMDALPGTILLSLVVPAALAGGLWSWIATACTALCSLKTGNVFVSMLVGVFIIALSRWFGL from the coding sequence ATGATTGAAAAGAGCTACCTGGTTATCGCTGCCGCCGCCGTGATTACCTATGGATTACGGCTGGGAGGGCTGCTGCTGGCCGGCAGGCTCCCGAAAACAGGACGCTTCAAGAAATTCATGGATGCCCTTCCAGGCACCATCCTGCTCTCCCTTGTTGTCCCCGCTGCCCTGGCCGGCGGCCTGTGGAGCTGGATCGCGACCGCCTGCACTGCTCTCTGCAGCTTGAAGACGGGCAATGTCTTTGTCTCGATGCTGGTCGGCGTCTTTATTATTGCCCTGAGCAGATGGTTCGGATTGTAG
- the carA gene encoding glutamine-hydrolyzing carbamoyl-phosphate synthase small subunit gives MKAIIALEDGTIFRGQSFTGAGEAIGEIVFNTSMSGYQEVLTDPSYTSQIVTMTYPLIGNYGINSEDMESAAAHPTAFLVKEYNKIPSNYRSTMSLADFLIKFGVLGIEGFDTRALVKHIRTAGAMKGIVSTEDSDIESLVAKARNWSGLIGQDMVKRVTCREPYGWSNNLPVIGSNFSTAQQDLKNPLRVVVFDFGIKYNQLRILTEMGCQVQAVPATTDAATVLAMKPDGIFLSNGPGDPAGVEGVVATLRSLLGKVPVFGICLGHQMLGLAYGGSTYKLKFGHRGGNQPVKDLLSGRVEITSQNHGFCVDPDSLDPDEVEITHINLNDDSLEGMRHKRYKAFSVQYHPEHAPGPHDSLYLFNRFIEMMRS, from the coding sequence ATGAAAGCAATTATCGCCCTGGAAGACGGGACTATCTTTAGAGGACAATCCTTCACCGGGGCAGGTGAAGCTATCGGCGAGATAGTTTTCAACACCTCCATGAGCGGCTATCAGGAAGTGTTGACCGATCCGTCCTATACATCTCAGATCGTAACCATGACCTATCCACTCATCGGCAACTACGGCATAAACTCCGAGGATATGGAATCTGCGGCCGCCCATCCCACGGCTTTTCTGGTTAAGGAATATAACAAAATTCCGTCAAATTACCGCTCCACCATGTCGCTTGCCGATTTCCTCATCAAGTTCGGAGTCCTGGGTATTGAAGGTTTTGATACCAGGGCGCTGGTAAAACATATCCGCACTGCCGGCGCCATGAAAGGCATCGTCTCGACCGAGGATTCGGATATTGAATCCCTTGTCGCTAAAGCACGAAACTGGAGCGGCCTGATCGGACAGGATATGGTCAAGCGGGTCACCTGCCGTGAACCGTATGGCTGGTCGAACAACCTGCCGGTCATCGGCAGCAATTTCAGCACGGCGCAACAGGATCTGAAAAATCCGCTGCGGGTGGTTGTCTTCGATTTCGGCATCAAATACAACCAGCTCAGGATATTGACCGAAATGGGCTGTCAAGTACAGGCGGTACCCGCCACCACGGATGCGGCAACTGTTCTGGCCATGAAGCCCGACGGCATTTTTCTCTCGAACGGCCCGGGCGATCCCGCCGGTGTCGAAGGAGTCGTGGCGACACTGAGATCCCTTCTCGGCAAGGTTCCGGTTTTCGGGATCTGCCTCGGGCATCAGATGCTGGGCCTGGCTTATGGAGGTTCCACCTATAAGCTGAAGTTCGGCCATCGCGGCGGTAATCAACCGGTCAAGGATCTTCTCAGCGGCCGAGTCGAGATCACTTCACAGAATCATGGTTTCTGCGTGGACCCCGACAGCCTTGATCCCGACGAAGTCGAAATCACCCATATCAACCTCAATGATGACAGTCTTGAAGGTATGCGCCACAAAAGGTACAAGGCCTTTTCGGTGCAGTATCATCCGGAACATGCCCCCGGCCCGCACGACTCTCTCTATCTTTTTAACCGATTTATCGAAATGATGCGGTCCTGA